The proteins below come from a single Rhodococcus sp. WMMA185 genomic window:
- a CDS encoding rhomboid family intramembrane serine protease has translation MLKKHWRGNCGHDQSGAWIVSNLFDSSQSNSPVPRGGSLPDPARKPRPVWVTSAVLVGCFTILLYVIEFVDVVATNDRLQNNGIEPRTLDGLWGILFAPVLHADWAHLFANTVPLLLLGFLVLLSGIARGIAATGIVWVVGGLGTWLTGGSYTNHIGASVLVFGLLAYLLVRGIFTRNVGQILIGIVVFVFYGSLLWGVFPSSPLVSWQGHLFGAVGGVIAAWVLSADARKQRNRKAIGPQTFV, from the coding sequence ATGCTGAAGAAGCATTGGAGGGGCAACTGTGGGCATGACCAGAGCGGGGCGTGGATCGTGAGCAACCTGTTCGATTCCTCGCAATCCAATTCGCCGGTACCCCGGGGCGGTTCGCTGCCCGATCCTGCGCGGAAACCTCGGCCCGTATGGGTTACATCCGCAGTCCTCGTCGGCTGTTTCACGATTCTGCTGTACGTGATCGAATTCGTGGACGTCGTCGCAACGAACGACCGTCTTCAGAACAACGGCATCGAACCGAGGACACTCGACGGGCTCTGGGGGATTCTGTTCGCCCCTGTTCTGCACGCCGACTGGGCTCACCTCTTCGCGAACACCGTCCCACTGCTGTTGCTCGGATTCCTCGTGCTGCTGTCGGGCATCGCACGGGGAATCGCGGCGACCGGAATCGTCTGGGTGGTCGGCGGCCTGGGCACCTGGTTGACCGGCGGGTCGTATACCAACCACATCGGTGCATCGGTGCTGGTCTTCGGTCTGCTGGCCTATTTGCTGGTCCGCGGGATCTTCACTCGCAATGTCGGTCAGATCCTGATCGGCATCGTGGTGTTCGTCTTCTATGGCAGCTTGCTGTGGGGTGTCTTCCCGTCGTCGCCCTTGGTGTCCTGGCAGGGACACCTGTTCGGAGCCGTGGGTGGCGTCATCGCCGCTTGGGTGCTCTCCGCAGATGCCCGGAAGCAGCGGAATCGGAAGGCGATCGGCCCGCAAACGTTCGTGTGA
- a CDS encoding PLP-dependent cysteine synthase family protein: MARFDSLLDTLGDTPLVGLPRLSPRWDGPHPVRLWAKLEDRNPTGSVKDRPALRMIEQAEADGVLTQGATILEPTSGNTGISLAMAAKLKGYRLICVMPENTSVERRQLLTMFGAQIIDSPARGGSNEAVAVAKELSANNPDWVMLYQYGNPANSLAHYESTGPEILRDLPEITHFVAGLGTTGTLMGVGRYLREHVDGIEIVAAEPRYGELVYGLRNIEEGFVPELYDESILTSRWSVGPADAIRRTRELVEHEGIFAGISTGAILHAALGVARKAVKAQRTADIAFVVADGGWKYLSTGAYEGTVEDAEEALEGQLWA, translated from the coding sequence GTGGCGCGGTTCGATTCGCTTCTCGACACCCTTGGGGACACCCCCCTCGTGGGCTTGCCGAGATTGTCACCGCGGTGGGACGGTCCGCATCCGGTGCGATTGTGGGCGAAACTCGAGGATCGCAACCCCACCGGATCGGTGAAAGATCGCCCTGCGCTGCGCATGATCGAACAGGCTGAGGCTGACGGTGTCCTGACGCAAGGAGCGACCATTCTCGAGCCGACCAGTGGCAACACCGGAATCTCGCTTGCGATGGCGGCGAAACTGAAGGGATACCGGCTGATCTGTGTGATGCCCGAGAACACGTCGGTGGAACGTCGCCAGCTGCTCACGATGTTCGGAGCGCAGATCATCGACTCACCGGCTCGCGGTGGCTCGAACGAGGCCGTTGCCGTGGCCAAGGAGTTGTCTGCGAACAACCCCGACTGGGTGATGCTCTACCAGTACGGAAACCCTGCGAACTCCCTCGCGCATTACGAGAGCACGGGCCCGGAGATACTGCGGGACCTTCCGGAGATTACTCACTTCGTCGCCGGACTGGGCACGACGGGCACGTTGATGGGTGTCGGACGGTATCTGCGCGAGCACGTGGACGGGATCGAGATCGTGGCGGCGGAACCGAGGTACGGGGAACTGGTCTACGGTCTCCGCAACATCGAAGAGGGCTTCGTTCCCGAGTTGTACGACGAGTCGATCCTCACCTCCCGCTGGTCCGTCGGCCCCGCGGACGCGATTCGCCGCACCCGCGAACTGGTCGAGCACGAGGGGATCTTTGCGGGCATTTCCACCGGCGCCATCCTCCATGCCGCACTCGGTGTCGCACGCAAGGCAGTCAAGGCGCAGCGAACGGCGGATATCGCGTTCGTTGTGGCAGACGGGGGATGGAAATATCTGTCGACCGGCGCCTACGAGGGTACGGTCGAGGATGCTGAAGAAGCATTGGAGGGGCAACTGTGGGCATGA
- a CDS encoding Mov34/MPN/PAD-1 family protein, translated as MAFTEVEKVLVIRSDLVEAMVAHARADHPDEACGIIAGPDGSDRPERHIPMLNAERSPTFFRFDSGEQLRVWRAMDDADEVPVVIYHSHTATEAYPSRTDISLASEPDSHYVLISTRDPGAHELRSYRIVEGVVTEEPVDVVQSYKFAHTSVADVPDK; from the coding sequence ATGGCGTTCACGGAGGTGGAGAAGGTGTTGGTGATCCGATCGGATCTTGTCGAGGCGATGGTCGCGCACGCGCGCGCCGACCACCCTGACGAGGCGTGCGGAATCATCGCTGGTCCTGATGGCTCCGACCGACCTGAACGACATATCCCGATGCTGAACGCGGAGCGGTCGCCGACGTTCTTCCGATTCGACTCTGGTGAGCAGCTGAGGGTGTGGCGTGCGATGGATGACGCCGATGAAGTCCCGGTTGTGATCTACCACTCACACACCGCCACCGAGGCGTATCCCAGTCGCACCGACATCTCTCTCGCATCCGAGCCGGACTCCCACTACGTGCTGATCTCCACCCGCGATCCCGGCGCCCACGAATTGCGTAGCTACCGAATCGTCGAGGGCGTGGTCACCGAGGAACCCGTCGACGTGGTTCAGAGCTACAAGTTCGCGCATACCTCCGTGGCGGACGTCCCTGACAAGTGA
- a CDS encoding isochorismatase family protein, which produces MTDFESVESGSHSRALVVVDVQNDFCEGGSLAVEGGSAVAAAISRFLASNEYDAVAATMDHHIDPGDHFSDEPNYVDSWPEHCRSGTPGAAFHPGLDTNRIESVFSKGEFSAAYSGFEGKNSDGQSLEEWLRMAKISDIDVVGIATDHCVAATALDAAGAGFGTRVLLPLTVGVSPKTVEDAFTRMRAAGVALQGRDTDTPSDRVTISDVGPE; this is translated from the coding sequence ATGACGGATTTCGAGAGCGTGGAGTCCGGGAGTCACTCTCGTGCATTGGTGGTGGTCGACGTCCAGAACGATTTCTGTGAAGGCGGATCCCTCGCCGTCGAGGGCGGTTCCGCAGTCGCCGCCGCGATCAGTCGATTCCTTGCGTCGAACGAGTACGACGCCGTCGCAGCCACGATGGATCACCATATCGACCCCGGCGATCACTTCTCCGACGAGCCGAACTATGTCGACAGTTGGCCGGAGCACTGCAGGTCGGGAACACCGGGCGCCGCGTTCCACCCCGGCCTCGACACGAACCGCATCGAATCGGTCTTCTCCAAGGGCGAGTTCTCCGCGGCGTACTCCGGCTTCGAGGGCAAGAACTCCGACGGCCAGAGCCTGGAGGAATGGCTCCGTATGGCGAAGATCAGCGACATCGACGTGGTCGGGATCGCCACCGACCACTGTGTGGCCGCGACGGCCCTGGACGCGGCGGGCGCGGGGTTCGGGACGCGGGTCCTTCTCCCACTCACCGTCGGAGTGTCCCCCAAGACGGTGGAGGACGCGTTCACCAGGATGCGAGCAGCGGGCGTTGCGCTTCAAGGACGCGACACCGACACCCCTTCGGACCGCGTGACGATTTCTGACGTAGGCCCCGAGTAA
- a CDS encoding P1 family peptidase, which produces MTATVPGRTDSLVDVAGLRVGHHHELDEDATLGSGAATGCTVVLAPHGVTGAVDVRGGGPGTRETDLLDPSHSVRKVHAILLTGGSAYGLGAADGVMRWLEERGHGIPMGAPDQVVPIVPGAVIYDLPVGDWGRRPTAEFGYRAADSASSQLRSGSVGAGVGARAGALKGGIGTASVVIEDGPARGVTVAALMVANPTGSVFDPSTGLPWGVGDAKASSFGLRRPERGELAAANELAAKSTVLNTTIGVIATDAPLNKSSCRRVAVAGHDGLAHAIRPAHTPLDGDTIFALATGTRDIEAPAGVPDAFAPDLPVLTAVTTAASSVVERAIVDAILSATSVAGIPSYRDLFPSAFEPDRS; this is translated from the coding sequence GTGACGGCCACGGTGCCGGGCCGCACCGACTCCCTTGTCGACGTTGCAGGCCTGCGCGTCGGGCACCATCACGAACTTGACGAAGACGCCACCCTCGGAAGCGGGGCCGCGACCGGGTGCACGGTCGTCTTGGCGCCGCACGGGGTCACCGGTGCAGTCGACGTTCGTGGGGGAGGACCGGGTACTCGCGAGACCGACCTGCTCGATCCCAGCCACAGTGTTCGGAAGGTCCATGCCATCCTGCTGACCGGAGGCAGCGCCTATGGCCTCGGTGCTGCGGACGGCGTGATGCGGTGGCTCGAGGAGCGTGGTCACGGAATCCCGATGGGAGCGCCGGATCAGGTGGTTCCGATCGTTCCCGGTGCGGTGATATACGACCTTCCGGTCGGGGACTGGGGCCGGCGTCCTACCGCCGAATTCGGTTACCGCGCTGCCGACTCCGCGTCGTCGCAGTTGCGTTCGGGTTCGGTGGGAGCGGGGGTCGGTGCGCGTGCGGGGGCCTTGAAGGGGGGCATCGGCACGGCGAGTGTCGTAATCGAAGACGGCCCCGCACGCGGGGTGACCGTCGCGGCGCTGATGGTGGCGAACCCGACGGGATCTGTCTTCGATCCGTCAACGGGACTGCCGTGGGGGGTCGGCGATGCGAAGGCGTCGTCATTCGGATTGCGCCGACCGGAACGGGGAGAATTGGCGGCAGCCAACGAGTTGGCGGCGAAATCGACTGTGCTCAATACGACGATCGGCGTGATCGCCACGGATGCTCCGCTGAACAAGTCCTCGTGTCGTCGGGTCGCGGTCGCCGGACATGACGGCCTGGCCCACGCGATTCGTCCTGCGCACACACCTCTCGACGGGGATACGATTTTCGCTCTCGCCACGGGGACTCGCGATATCGAGGCCCCGGCAGGCGTTCCAGATGCGTTCGCGCCAGACCTGCCGGTCCTGACGGCGGTAACCACCGCTGCGTCCTCCGTCGTTGAGAGGGCGATCGTCGATGCCATCCTCTCGGCGACCTCGGTGGCGGGAATCCCCAGCTACCGTGACCTCTTCCCGTCCGCATTCGAGCCGGATCGTTCCTGA
- a CDS encoding MoaD/ThiS family protein, which translates to MAVTVSIPTILRNHTGGEKRVEAKGLTLSAVIDDLDIRCAGIKDRLIQDGRLHRFVNVYVNDEDVRFSGGLDTEVADGDSVTILPAVAGG; encoded by the coding sequence ATGGCTGTCACTGTTTCCATCCCGACCATCTTGCGCAACCACACAGGTGGCGAAAAGCGAGTGGAGGCAAAGGGTCTCACGCTCTCTGCCGTCATCGACGACCTCGACATCCGTTGCGCAGGCATCAAGGACCGTCTCATCCAAGACGGGCGGCTGCACCGGTTCGTCAACGTGTACGTCAACGACGAGGACGTCCGTTTCTCGGGTGGACTCGACACAGAGGTGGCCGACGGGGATTCGGTGACCATCCTGCCCGCCGTCGCGGGAGGCTGA
- the aosR gene encoding oxidative stress transcriptional regulator AosR, translated as MRMWTRKNSLGGVKLRSEVDPHEATVLRSLVASVVGLLEERAASAPEDELAALTGMRTGNTTAPEDEVLARLLPDFHRTDVGESGDAGESGDGTQAESRADINGALRGLHEPEIIDAKLAAGAVILHTIPENGGKVLLTPEQADAWLSGINDVRLALGTNLGIDADTPDQLDPSDPRAAQLDIYHWLTWIQDSLVQVLAP; from the coding sequence GTGCGAATGTGGACCCGCAAGAACTCGCTCGGTGGCGTGAAGTTGCGTTCGGAGGTGGACCCGCACGAGGCCACGGTGCTGCGTTCGCTGGTCGCCTCCGTCGTGGGTCTCCTCGAGGAGCGGGCGGCATCCGCGCCGGAGGACGAACTCGCGGCTCTGACCGGAATGCGCACCGGGAATACGACGGCCCCGGAGGACGAGGTTCTCGCCCGACTCCTGCCCGACTTCCATCGGACCGATGTCGGGGAGTCGGGGGATGCGGGCGAATCGGGGGACGGCACCCAGGCAGAGTCGCGGGCCGACATCAACGGGGCTCTGCGCGGATTGCACGAACCGGAGATCATCGACGCGAAACTGGCGGCGGGAGCCGTCATCTTGCACACCATCCCCGAGAACGGGGGCAAGGTTCTCCTGACGCCGGAGCAGGCGGACGCCTGGCTCAGCGGAATCAACGACGTGCGGTTGGCGCTCGGTACCAACCTGGGAATAGACGCCGACACCCCTGACCAGCTGGACCCCTCGGATCCCCGGGCGGCCCAATTGGACATCTACCACTGGCTGACCTGGATACAGGATTCACTCGTTCAGGTGCTCGCGCCGTGA
- a CDS encoding nicotinate phosphoribosyltransferase yields the protein MSTDSTALFTDQYELTMLSAALADGSAHRRCSFEVFARRLPDGRRYGVVAGASRLVSALSNFCFGDPEIEVVSRFLDDATVAWLREFRFTGDIDGYREGDFYFPGSPILSVRGTFAECILLETLSLSILNHDSAIASAAARMVSAADGRPIIEMGSRRTHEESAVAASRAAFIAGFAATSNLEAVRRHGIPGAGTAAHAFTLLHTTEDRRNEAAAFRGQVAALGVGTTLLVDTYDITDGVNSAVEVAGPELGAVRIDSGDLGVHARQVRRQLDDLGATGTKIVVSGDLDEYSIAGLRSEPVDVYGVGTSVVVGSGAPTAGMVYKLVEVDGIPVEKRSSNKASRGGAKRAVRFSRGTGTLVEEVVYSAHADPPDPEGFQSRELLVPLVRDGVATPHTTTLEDSRSLLAEGLVSLPWEGLKLSHGEPAIPVRFTDPDSWRVR from the coding sequence GTGTCCACAGACAGCACCGCACTGTTCACCGACCAGTACGAGTTGACGATGCTGTCGGCGGCCCTGGCTGACGGCTCGGCGCATCGGCGCTGCAGCTTCGAAGTATTCGCGCGACGTTTGCCCGACGGCCGCCGGTACGGAGTGGTTGCCGGCGCGTCGCGATTGGTGTCCGCGCTGTCGAACTTCTGCTTCGGCGATCCAGAGATCGAAGTCGTCTCACGCTTCCTCGACGACGCGACGGTCGCTTGGCTGCGCGAATTTCGGTTCACGGGTGACATCGACGGCTACCGCGAGGGTGACTTCTACTTCCCCGGTTCCCCCATCCTCTCCGTTCGGGGAACGTTCGCCGAGTGCATCCTGCTCGAGACACTGAGCCTGTCGATCCTCAACCATGACAGTGCAATCGCGTCGGCAGCCGCGCGGATGGTCAGCGCCGCCGACGGACGCCCGATAATAGAGATGGGCTCTCGGCGCACCCACGAAGAGTCTGCGGTAGCGGCGTCCCGAGCCGCATTCATCGCCGGTTTCGCGGCAACGTCCAACCTCGAAGCGGTCCGCAGGCACGGAATTCCGGGGGCGGGCACCGCGGCCCATGCGTTCACCTTGCTGCACACGACCGAGGACCGACGAAACGAGGCGGCGGCGTTCCGGGGCCAGGTTGCGGCGCTCGGCGTGGGAACGACGCTCCTCGTCGACACCTACGACATCACCGACGGCGTGAACAGCGCCGTGGAGGTGGCGGGGCCCGAGCTCGGTGCGGTCCGGATCGACTCGGGCGATCTCGGTGTCCACGCCCGGCAGGTTCGACGCCAGCTCGACGACCTCGGTGCGACGGGAACGAAGATCGTCGTCTCCGGCGACCTCGACGAGTACTCGATTGCCGGGTTGCGCTCCGAACCGGTCGACGTCTACGGCGTCGGGACATCGGTTGTAGTCGGGTCCGGCGCCCCCACCGCCGGAATGGTCTACAAACTCGTCGAGGTCGATGGCATCCCCGTCGAGAAGCGAAGCAGCAACAAGGCTTCGCGAGGCGGTGCCAAGCGGGCCGTACGGTTCTCCCGCGGCACCGGAACCCTCGTGGAAGAGGTCGTGTACTCGGCCCACGCCGACCCCCCGGACCCGGAAGGTTTCCAGTCGCGGGAGTTACTCGTTCCGCTGGTTCGAGACGGGGTGGCGACGCCGCACACGACTACCCTGGAAGACAGCCGGTCCCTCCTGGCTGAGGGCCTCGTAAGCCTGCCTTGGGAGGGATTGAAGCTGTCTCACGGAGAACCGGCGATTCCTGTACGGTTCACCGATCCCGACTCATGGAGGGTTCGATGA
- a CDS encoding cyclic nucleotide-degrading phosphodiesterase, whose amino-acid sequence MRITVLGCSGSVSGPDSPASGYLLTAPETPPLVLDFGPGVLGALQRFADPGKVSVFLSHLHADHCLDLPSLLVWRRYHPQPPSGRALVYGPSDTAHRIGGASAECGAEVDDISDAVDVHCWTDGEPVTFGDLTIIARRVNHPPEAYGLRVTDGAGRTLVYTGDTGMCDEVIELSRGADVLLAEASWTHSKDRPKGIHLSGTEAGQVAHRAGVGELLLTHIPPWTSREDVIAEAKAEFSGPVHAVSAGAVYTI is encoded by the coding sequence ATGCGCATTACCGTCCTGGGGTGTTCAGGGAGCGTCTCCGGACCAGACTCACCTGCATCGGGCTATCTGCTGACCGCGCCGGAAACGCCGCCGCTGGTCCTCGACTTCGGCCCGGGCGTGCTCGGTGCGCTCCAACGATTCGCCGACCCCGGCAAGGTCTCGGTCTTCCTCAGCCATCTGCACGCCGACCACTGTCTGGATCTGCCCAGCCTGCTGGTGTGGCGGCGCTACCACCCCCAACCGCCGAGCGGACGTGCCCTCGTCTACGGGCCCTCCGACACCGCCCACCGAATAGGTGGGGCGTCCGCCGAGTGCGGAGCCGAGGTCGATGACATCTCCGACGCGGTCGACGTGCACTGTTGGACGGACGGCGAGCCCGTCACGTTCGGGGACCTCACCATCATCGCGCGCAGGGTGAACCATCCACCGGAGGCATACGGTCTGCGCGTTACCGACGGCGCCGGGCGCACACTCGTCTACACCGGAGACACGGGCATGTGCGACGAGGTCATCGAACTGTCTCGCGGCGCCGATGTGTTGCTTGCGGAAGCGTCGTGGACGCACAGCAAGGATCGTCCCAAGGGAATTCACCTCTCGGGAACCGAGGCTGGTCAGGTCGCGCACCGCGCGGGTGTCGGCGAACTGCTGCTCACCCACATTCCACCGTGGACGTCACGCGAAGATGTCATCGCCGAGGCGAAAGCCGAATTCTCCGGCCCCGTCCATGCAGTGTCCGCGGGCGCCGTCTACACCATCTGA
- a CDS encoding ATP-dependent DNA helicase: MPENLPNVPELLRTAVRSLGGAERPQQLTMASAVAHSIDTGEHLAVQAGTGTGKSLAYLVPSLRHAVESGKTVIVSTATIALQRQLIDRDMPRLAEALEDSLGRRPHFAILKGRNNYLCMNKVHAGLAEEPPADELFDAFAVSRLGREVQRLTEWSSDTESGDRDDLVPGVSDRAWRQVSVTARECLGKSRCPVGEDCFAERARTEASQVDVVVTNHALLAIDAITGATILPQHDVVVIDEAHELVDRVTNVATAELAASTISAAARRCAKLVEEQDVDRLEAAAEGWASLLEALPPQRWEVLPHGAAPALAAVRDAAWSLRMAIGPSRPGMALSDPEAAAARNTALAAVEEVHDSAVRVLSAFDEPDPAKRHDVVWLSADENRGSVRRVVRMAPLSVGGLLRSRLFAESTVVLTSATLTVGGAFDGLAVNWGLPAESSAIDPPEAPAEARAVMATGYEAPSDAGTVKWNALDVGSPFDHARAGIIYIAKHLPPPGRDGLAPAYLDEIAELVEAAGGRTLGLFSSMRAAKAASEAMRDRLDTPILCQGDDSTGTLVRTFAADESTSLFGTLSLWQGVDVPGASLSLVILDRIPFPRPDDPLLAARQKAVDSRGGNGFLSVAANHAALLLAQGVGRLLRSADDKGVVAVLDPRLATARYAGYLRASLPPFWETSDPQVVRKALGRIRDSRP, encoded by the coding sequence GTGCCGGAAAACCTCCCCAACGTCCCCGAACTGTTGCGCACGGCGGTGCGGTCGCTGGGCGGTGCCGAACGACCGCAGCAACTCACGATGGCGTCGGCTGTCGCGCATTCGATCGACACCGGCGAACATCTAGCGGTGCAGGCCGGCACTGGCACCGGAAAGTCCCTCGCCTACCTGGTGCCGAGCCTGCGGCACGCCGTCGAGTCGGGGAAGACGGTCATCGTCTCGACGGCCACCATCGCATTGCAGCGTCAGTTGATCGACCGCGATATGCCGCGGCTCGCGGAGGCGCTCGAGGACTCACTGGGTAGGAGGCCGCACTTCGCGATCTTGAAGGGTCGCAACAACTATCTCTGCATGAACAAGGTTCACGCCGGTTTGGCAGAAGAGCCGCCCGCAGACGAACTGTTCGATGCGTTCGCGGTCTCCCGGCTCGGCCGCGAGGTACAGCGCCTCACCGAGTGGTCCTCGGACACGGAATCCGGGGACCGCGACGACCTCGTGCCCGGAGTCAGCGACAGGGCGTGGCGTCAGGTCAGCGTCACTGCCCGGGAGTGCCTGGGCAAGTCCCGCTGCCCGGTCGGCGAGGACTGCTTCGCCGAGCGCGCCCGGACGGAGGCTTCGCAGGTCGATGTCGTGGTTACCAACCACGCACTGCTCGCCATCGACGCCATCACGGGGGCGACGATCCTTCCCCAACACGACGTCGTCGTCATCGATGAGGCGCACGAGCTGGTCGACCGAGTCACCAACGTCGCGACCGCGGAATTGGCCGCATCGACGATCAGCGCCGCCGCACGGCGCTGCGCGAAACTCGTGGAGGAACAGGATGTGGACCGCCTCGAGGCAGCCGCGGAAGGCTGGGCCAGCCTACTCGAGGCGTTGCCGCCGCAGCGATGGGAGGTATTGCCGCACGGAGCCGCCCCCGCGCTCGCTGCTGTGCGCGATGCTGCATGGTCGCTGCGTATGGCCATCGGTCCGTCCCGACCCGGCATGGCACTGAGCGATCCTGAGGCTGCAGCGGCACGCAACACCGCACTCGCCGCGGTCGAGGAAGTCCACGACAGTGCCGTGCGCGTTCTCAGTGCTTTCGACGAGCCGGATCCGGCCAAGCGTCACGATGTCGTGTGGCTGTCGGCCGACGAGAACCGTGGATCGGTCCGTCGGGTCGTTCGGATGGCGCCCCTGTCGGTGGGCGGATTGCTGCGGTCGCGACTGTTCGCGGAATCGACCGTGGTTCTGACCTCCGCAACGCTGACGGTCGGCGGTGCCTTCGACGGCTTGGCGGTCAACTGGGGGCTTCCCGCCGAGTCCTCTGCTATCGATCCACCCGAAGCCCCCGCCGAGGCCCGCGCCGTGATGGCCACCGGGTACGAAGCTCCGTCGGACGCCGGCACCGTCAAATGGAACGCGCTGGACGTCGGGTCCCCCTTCGACCACGCCCGCGCCGGAATCATCTACATCGCGAAGCACCTTCCCCCACCGGGTCGCGACGGTCTGGCCCCCGCTTACCTCGACGAGATCGCCGAACTCGTCGAGGCGGCAGGCGGGCGCACCCTCGGGTTGTTCTCGTCGATGCGGGCCGCCAAGGCGGCGTCCGAGGCGATGCGAGATCGCCTCGACACCCCGATCCTGTGCCAGGGCGACGATTCGACCGGCACCCTGGTGCGGACCTTCGCCGCCGACGAGTCGACGTCCCTGTTCGGAACACTCTCACTGTGGCAGGGTGTCGATGTGCCGGGCGCGTCCCTGAGCCTGGTGATCCTCGATCGAATTCCGTTCCCCCGCCCCGACGACCCACTGCTTGCTGCCAGGCAGAAGGCGGTCGACTCGCGCGGCGGCAACGGGTTCCTTTCCGTCGCAGCCAATCACGCCGCGCTATTGCTCGCGCAGGGGGTGGGGCGTCTACTGCGCAGCGCCGACGACAAGGGTGTGGTCGCCGTCCTCGATCCACGACTCGCGACAGCCCGCTACGCGGGCTATCTGCGCGCCTCTCTGCCCCCGTTCTGGGAGACGTCCGATCCACAGGTGGTGCGCAAGGCACTCGGGCGGATCCGCGACTCACGACCCTGA
- the clpS gene encoding ATP-dependent Clp protease adapter ClpS translates to MAYCSTTAPPVGAMPASPQVTPAESEVEKVGVVDDRPWVTVVWDDPVNLMHYVTYIFQKLFGYSKARATELMMQVHSEGKAVVSSGSRDKVENDVRKLHAAGLWATMQRDGD, encoded by the coding sequence ATGGCTTATTGCTCGACGACAGCACCGCCGGTGGGCGCAATGCCAGCCTCTCCGCAGGTCACGCCTGCGGAGTCGGAGGTTGAAAAAGTCGGCGTAGTCGATGACAGGCCCTGGGTCACCGTGGTGTGGGACGACCCAGTGAATCTGATGCACTATGTGACCTACATATTCCAGAAGCTCTTCGGATACAGCAAGGCCAGGGCGACGGAACTGATGATGCAGGTGCATTCCGAGGGGAAGGCCGTGGTGTCGAGTGGTTCTCGCGACAAAGTCGAAAACGATGTACGCAAACTGCACGCCGCGGGCCTGTGGGCCACGATGCAGCGTGACGGCGACTAA